A DNA window from Agrobacterium vaccinii contains the following coding sequences:
- a CDS encoding multidrug efflux RND transporter permease subunit, whose amino-acid sequence MAQLFIRRPILAWVFALFISIAGVIALPFLPIAQYPKVAPPQLTISTTYPGASPQDIYQGVTRLIEDELNGVEGLMYFESTSDTSGQVSINATFEAGTNINQASVDVQNAIRRVEARLPSAVAAQGVTVEEAASGFLMFITLTSTDGTMDEVALGDYLNRNVLGELRRIDGVGRAQLFSSQRAMRVWIDADKLVGLNLTAGDINSAITAQNAQVAAGQIGAAPNPVSQDLTATVLVKGQLTDPAEFGNIVLRANPDGSSVRLKDVARIELGAETYNFSSRLNGQASAAVGIQLSSTGNAVATSKAVSAKLEELSRFFPTGVAYAVPYDTSPFVSASIEKVLHTLIEAIVLVFVVMFVFLQNFRYTVIPTLVVPVALLGTCAVMYATGFSINVLTMFAMVLAIGILVDDAIVVVENVERIMAEEGLSPKAATQKAMKQITGAILGITLVLACVFIPMAFFPGSTGIIYRQFSLTMVVSILFSAFLALSLTPALCATFLKPIKQGHHEKRGLGGWFNRKFDGMTNGYTKAATGGARRAGRMMVIYLALVAGLGYLFVSLPSAFVPDEDQGFLIVDIQGPPEASANRTVASIEQIEKIFAEEPSVKDVVAIQGFSFSGNGANAALAFITLKDWSERGADNSAQDIANRANMKLFGLKDAQTFALSPPPIEGFGTSGGFSFRLQDRNGIGQAALSAAAGELMQKASKSPVLAGMRIEGLPDAAQIMLVIDREKANTFGITFADINNTITANLGSSYINDFPNAGRMQRVVVQAQDRDRLQVEDLLKLNVRNASGGMVPLSSFAIAQWQKGSPQVVGYNGYPTIRISGAPSPGNSTGAAITEMERLASELPGGIGYEWTGQALEEIKSGSQAPFLFGMSILFVFLLLAGLYESWSIPLAVMLVVPLGIFGSVLAVLLRDMPNDIYFKVGLIAIIGLSAKNAILIVEFAKDYYAEGKSLLESAVLAAKVRFRPIIMTSLAFTLGVVPLAIATGPSAASQNAIGTGVLGGMISATILAVFFVPAFFVFVLTLMRTKRPEVETPPEEPAPVQY is encoded by the coding sequence ATGGCACAGCTCTTTATCAGACGGCCGATCCTCGCCTGGGTTTTCGCGCTGTTCATATCCATTGCGGGCGTCATCGCCCTGCCGTTTCTGCCGATTGCGCAGTATCCCAAGGTCGCGCCTCCGCAGCTGACGATTTCGACCACCTATCCCGGCGCTTCACCGCAGGACATCTATCAAGGTGTCACCCGGCTCATCGAAGACGAGTTGAACGGCGTTGAGGGGCTGATGTATTTCGAGTCCACCTCCGATACGTCGGGTCAGGTCTCGATCAACGCCACCTTCGAAGCAGGCACCAACATCAATCAGGCCTCCGTGGATGTGCAGAACGCCATCCGCCGCGTCGAAGCGCGCCTTCCCTCTGCCGTTGCTGCCCAGGGCGTGACGGTGGAAGAGGCTGCCTCCGGCTTCCTGATGTTTATTACGTTGACCTCCACCGATGGCACCATGGATGAGGTGGCGTTGGGCGATTACCTCAACCGCAACGTCCTGGGTGAGCTGCGGCGTATCGATGGTGTCGGTCGCGCCCAGCTCTTCTCGTCCCAGCGCGCCATGCGCGTCTGGATCGATGCAGACAAGCTGGTGGGCCTCAACCTTACGGCAGGCGATATCAACAGCGCGATTACCGCCCAGAACGCGCAGGTCGCGGCTGGCCAGATCGGTGCTGCCCCCAATCCCGTCAGTCAGGATTTGACGGCCACCGTGCTGGTCAAGGGACAACTGACCGACCCTGCGGAATTCGGTAACATCGTGCTGCGCGCCAACCCGGATGGCAGCAGCGTGCGCCTGAAAGACGTTGCCCGCATCGAACTCGGTGCCGAAACCTACAACTTCTCCAGCCGCCTGAACGGTCAGGCCAGTGCTGCCGTCGGCATTCAGCTGTCCTCCACCGGTAATGCCGTCGCAACGTCGAAAGCCGTCTCGGCAAAGCTCGAGGAACTGTCGCGCTTCTTCCCCACCGGCGTCGCCTATGCCGTGCCTTACGACACCAGCCCCTTCGTCTCCGCCTCCATCGAGAAGGTGCTGCACACGCTGATCGAAGCCATCGTTCTGGTCTTCGTCGTCATGTTCGTGTTCCTGCAAAACTTCCGCTACACGGTCATTCCCACGCTCGTCGTGCCCGTGGCGCTGCTCGGGACCTGCGCGGTCATGTATGCCACCGGGTTTTCCATCAACGTGCTGACAATGTTCGCCATGGTGCTCGCCATCGGCATTCTGGTGGATGACGCCATCGTCGTGGTGGAAAACGTCGAGCGCATCATGGCCGAGGAAGGCCTGTCGCCGAAAGCGGCGACGCAAAAAGCGATGAAGCAGATCACCGGTGCCATTCTCGGCATCACGCTGGTTCTGGCCTGCGTCTTCATTCCCATGGCGTTTTTCCCGGGATCGACCGGCATCATCTACCGTCAGTTCAGTCTGACGATGGTCGTGTCCATTCTGTTCTCGGCGTTCCTGGCTCTGTCGCTCACGCCTGCCCTGTGTGCCACCTTCCTGAAGCCCATCAAGCAGGGCCATCATGAAAAGCGCGGGCTCGGCGGCTGGTTCAACCGCAAATTCGATGGCATGACCAACGGCTATACCAAGGCCGCGACCGGGGGTGCCCGTCGTGCCGGACGCATGATGGTCATCTATCTCGCGCTCGTCGCCGGTCTCGGTTACCTCTTCGTCAGCCTTCCCAGCGCCTTCGTGCCGGATGAGGATCAGGGCTTCCTGATCGTCGATATTCAGGGCCCGCCGGAAGCCAGTGCAAACCGCACAGTGGCCTCTATCGAGCAGATCGAGAAAATCTTCGCGGAAGAACCTTCGGTCAAGGATGTCGTCGCCATTCAGGGCTTCAGCTTCTCCGGCAACGGGGCGAACGCGGCGCTCGCCTTCATCACCCTGAAGGATTGGAGCGAACGTGGAGCCGACAACTCGGCGCAGGATATAGCCAACCGTGCCAACATGAAGCTGTTCGGGCTGAAGGACGCGCAGACTTTCGCGCTGTCTCCACCGCCCATCGAAGGCTTCGGCACATCCGGCGGCTTCTCGTTCCGTCTTCAGGACCGCAACGGCATCGGCCAGGCAGCCCTTTCGGCTGCGGCTGGCGAGTTGATGCAAAAGGCGAGCAAAAGCCCCGTTCTGGCTGGCATGCGCATCGAAGGCCTGCCTGATGCTGCGCAGATCATGCTGGTGATCGACCGTGAAAAAGCCAATACATTCGGCATCACCTTCGCGGATATCAACAACACGATCACCGCCAATCTCGGATCGTCCTATATCAACGACTTCCCGAATGCGGGCCGCATGCAGCGCGTCGTCGTGCAGGCGCAGGATCGTGACCGCCTTCAGGTCGAAGACCTGCTGAAACTCAACGTGCGCAATGCCAGTGGCGGCATGGTGCCCTTGAGCTCCTTTGCCATTGCGCAGTGGCAGAAGGGCTCGCCGCAAGTCGTCGGTTACAACGGCTATCCGACCATCCGTATCTCCGGTGCCCCATCGCCCGGCAATTCTACAGGTGCTGCCATCACAGAAATGGAACGTCTGGCGTCCGAACTTCCCGGCGGCATCGGCTACGAGTGGACCGGGCAGGCACTGGAAGAAATCAAGTCCGGCTCGCAGGCACCGTTCCTGTTCGGAATGAGCATTCTCTTCGTGTTCCTGCTGCTAGCCGGTCTTTACGAAAGCTGGTCCATCCCGCTGGCGGTCATGCTGGTCGTGCCGCTCGGCATCTTCGGCTCGGTACTTGCAGTTCTGCTGCGGGATATGCCCAATGACATCTACTTCAAGGTGGGGTTGATCGCGATCATCGGACTATCGGCCAAGAACGCGATTCTCATCGTGGAATTTGCCAAGGACTACTACGCGGAGGGGAAATCCCTGCTGGAATCCGCCGTTCTTGCCGCAAAGGTCCGCTTTCGCCCGATCATCATGACGTCGCTGGCATTCACGCTCGGCGTGGTCCCACTTGCCATCGCCACCGGCCCCAGCGCCGCCAGCCAGAACGCCATCGGCACCGGCGTGCTGGGCGGCATGATCTCGGCCACCATCCTGGCCGTCTTCTTCGTCCCCGCCTTCTTCGTCTTCGTCCTCACCTTGATGCGAACGAAACGACCGGAGGTGGAGACGCCACCTGAAGAGCCGGCACCGGTCCAGTATTGA
- a CDS encoding efflux RND transporter periplasmic adaptor subunit — protein MHSRTTLPRLLTLMTAAFVLASTTIVHAQEGAQMPPPAVGVLELKSRSVPVVAELPGRIAATRVAEVRARVSGILLERVFEQGTLVKKDDVLYRIDPRLFKVRVESAQASLQRAVATQSNARQQLERQKNLRERNVSTGIDYDTAAVNLAQADADVALQQAALDEARINLEYTEVRAPITGIIGGALVTEGALVTADGTQNLALIQQIDPSYADFTQSAQDMMALRRAVADGKLASSAPDQANVQLVFDDGSVYPDAGRLLFASASVDATTGQVTLRAEFPNARRDLLPGMYVRVRIEQAVRENAITVPQRSIVRTADGKPLVYVAKDDTAEARPIELGQAMGSEWVVESGLKAGEKIVVDGAQKVQPGGKIKPEPWQPEKTADTPAQAPKQ, from the coding sequence ATGCACAGCAGAACCACGCTGCCGCGACTGCTAACCCTGATGACTGCCGCTTTCGTGCTGGCGTCAACGACGATTGTTCACGCGCAGGAAGGCGCGCAGATGCCACCGCCTGCGGTCGGTGTGCTGGAGCTGAAATCCAGATCGGTCCCGGTCGTTGCCGAACTCCCCGGTCGTATCGCTGCCACCCGTGTGGCCGAAGTGCGTGCCCGCGTTTCGGGCATTCTGCTGGAGCGTGTGTTCGAGCAGGGAACGCTGGTCAAGAAGGACGACGTCCTCTACCGCATCGATCCGCGCCTCTTCAAGGTTCGGGTGGAAAGCGCACAGGCATCGCTGCAGCGCGCCGTCGCCACCCAAAGCAACGCCCGCCAGCAGTTGGAGCGTCAGAAGAACCTGCGCGAGCGCAACGTATCGACCGGCATCGATTACGATACGGCAGCCGTCAATCTGGCGCAGGCCGATGCCGATGTCGCACTTCAGCAGGCTGCGCTCGATGAAGCCCGCATCAATCTTGAATACACCGAGGTTCGCGCACCCATCACCGGCATCATCGGCGGCGCTCTGGTCACAGAAGGTGCATTGGTCACAGCCGATGGTACGCAGAACCTTGCCTTGATCCAGCAGATCGACCCCAGCTACGCCGACTTTACACAGTCTGCGCAGGACATGATGGCGCTGCGGCGTGCCGTTGCCGATGGCAAGCTGGCAAGCTCCGCGCCCGATCAGGCCAATGTTCAGCTGGTCTTCGACGACGGCTCCGTCTACCCGGATGCCGGGCGTCTGCTGTTTGCCAGCGCCAGCGTCGATGCGACCACGGGACAGGTCACCCTGCGTGCGGAGTTCCCCAATGCCCGCCGCGATCTTCTGCCCGGCATGTATGTGCGCGTCAGGATCGAGCAGGCCGTGCGTGAAAACGCCATCACCGTGCCGCAGCGCTCCATCGTGCGCACTGCGGACGGCAAGCCGCTGGTCTACGTCGCCAAGGACGATACAGCGGAAGCCCGCCCGATCGAACTCGGTCAGGCGATGGGTTCGGAATGGGTGGTGGAGAGCGGCCTGAAGGCTGGCGAGAAAATCGTCGTTGATGGCGCCCAGAAGGTTCAGCCCGGCGGCAAGATCAAGCCGGAGCCATGGCAGCCGGAAAAAACAGCCGATACACCGGCGCAAGCACCCAAGCAGTAA
- a CDS encoding hydrogen peroxide-inducible genes activator: MKNLTLKQMRYFEALARHRRFRLAADACAISQPALSMQIKEMEADVGHELFERSARDVKLTAFGETFAVRVREILRAVDELAELARASKNAFLSRLRIGVIPTVAPYLLPTIINDLNRTFEGIEIQIRETQTARLLEELKQGDLDLAIVALPISEPSLTELKLFDEEFVLVRGREDEGKPVPERTALPKMRLLLLEEGHCFRDQALSFCHVGSSQPREVMEGSSLSTLVQMVSAGIGITLIPEMAVSMETRSAHVSVSHFDAPAPVRSIGMIWRNSTPLSRQLREISEVIRRSTERMREARSAMQPGKFAATH; encoded by the coding sequence ATGAAAAATCTGACACTGAAGCAGATGCGCTATTTCGAAGCGCTTGCGCGTCACCGCCGCTTTCGGCTGGCCGCCGATGCCTGCGCCATTTCCCAGCCCGCGCTTTCCATGCAGATCAAGGAGATGGAGGCGGACGTGGGTCACGAGCTGTTCGAGCGCAGCGCGCGGGACGTCAAGCTCACGGCATTCGGTGAGACGTTTGCTGTGCGTGTGCGTGAAATCCTGCGTGCCGTCGATGAATTGGCAGAACTGGCGCGTGCCTCCAAAAACGCCTTCCTGTCGCGCCTTCGCATCGGCGTCATCCCCACCGTAGCGCCCTACCTGTTGCCCACCATCATCAATGACCTCAACAGAACCTTCGAGGGCATCGAAATCCAGATACGCGAAACCCAGACGGCCCGGCTGCTGGAAGAGCTAAAGCAGGGCGATCTCGATCTCGCCATCGTCGCCCTGCCGATATCCGAACCGTCCTTGACCGAACTGAAATTGTTCGATGAGGAATTCGTCCTCGTCAGGGGCCGCGAAGATGAGGGCAAGCCCGTGCCGGAGCGGACCGCGCTGCCGAAGATGCGGCTTCTGCTTCTGGAAGAAGGCCATTGCTTCCGTGATCAAGCTCTGTCCTTTTGCCATGTCGGGTCCTCGCAGCCGCGCGAAGTCATGGAAGGCAGCTCACTCTCCACGCTTGTGCAGATGGTCAGCGCTGGTATCGGCATCACCCTGATCCCGGAAATGGCCGTGTCGATGGAAACCCGCTCCGCCCATGTTTCCGTCTCGCATTTCGACGCGCCTGCCCCGGTTCGCAGCATCGGCATGATCTGGCGAAACTCCACGCCTCTCAGCAGGCAATTGCGAGAAATCTCCGAGGTTATAAGGCGTTCGACCGAGCGCATGCGCGAAGCAAGGAGCGCAATGCAACCGGGGAAATTCGCCGCAACACACTGA
- the mutT gene encoding 8-oxo-dGTP diphosphatase MutT, translating into MVETGRKILLVAACALVDTDGRILLAQRPEGKSLAGLWEFPGGKVESGETPEETLIRELEEELGIKTKVACLAPLTFASHTYETFHLLMPLYVCRRYEGIPHGAEGQAIKWVKPQALREYPMPPADEPLIPYLQDLL; encoded by the coding sequence ATGGTGGAAACCGGCAGAAAAATTCTTCTGGTGGCCGCCTGCGCGCTTGTCGATACGGATGGCCGCATTCTTCTGGCGCAAAGACCGGAAGGAAAGTCTCTGGCGGGGCTGTGGGAGTTTCCCGGCGGTAAGGTGGAAAGCGGCGAAACGCCGGAGGAAACCCTGATCCGCGAGCTCGAGGAAGAGCTTGGCATCAAGACCAAGGTCGCCTGCCTTGCGCCGCTGACCTTTGCCAGCCACACCTATGAGACATTTCATCTTCTGATGCCGCTTTACGTCTGCCGACGTTATGAAGGCATACCGCATGGTGCCGAAGGGCAAGCCATCAAGTGGGTAAAGCCGCAGGCACTACGTGAATACCCCATGCCGCCCGCTGACGAACCTCTCATTCCCTATCTTCAGGACCTTTTGTAA
- a CDS encoding TetR/AcrR family transcriptional regulator, whose protein sequence is MARTRKISADDILDAAERVVVRAGATGFSIDAVAQEAGVSKSRVVYDHKSKSALLEALIERRLAAEEERVQAAVSGNSHLEHPELFARISVAEKAPDDTDKAVCLAISAAMSSEDKIHNRMTDWTRKDLVAMNKGKRPTAALLAYLALTGFCCTEYFNFHQWEPEDRLAILDGIRAIYTTFPDET, encoded by the coding sequence ATGGCACGAACACGCAAAATCAGCGCAGACGATATTCTCGACGCCGCCGAAAGGGTCGTCGTGCGTGCTGGTGCGACCGGATTTTCCATCGATGCCGTGGCGCAGGAAGCGGGCGTCAGCAAATCGCGCGTGGTTTACGATCACAAGTCCAAATCCGCCCTGCTGGAAGCGCTGATCGAACGACGCCTTGCCGCCGAGGAAGAGCGCGTGCAGGCTGCCGTCAGCGGCAACAGCCACCTCGAACACCCGGAACTGTTCGCTCGCATCTCCGTGGCTGAAAAGGCACCTGACGATACCGACAAGGCCGTCTGCCTTGCCATCAGTGCCGCCATGTCCAGCGAAGACAAGATTCACAACAGAATGACCGACTGGACCCGCAAGGATCTGGTCGCAATGAACAAAGGCAAGAGGCCCACGGCAGCGTTGCTCGCCTATCTGGCGCTGACCGGCTTTTGCTGCACGGAATATTTCAATTTTCACCAATGGGAGCCAGAGGACAGACTGGCCATTCTCGATGGTATTCGCGCTATCTACACCACCTTTCCCGACGAAACATGA
- a CDS encoding GNAT family N-acetyltransferase, whose translation MSSFDNKRNLTVNLPLVRRLEAVSFRAWPASSVVYDGSWQVRLTGSHPSKRINCVVPLDPSDYGQCDLRLEKARKRFEDFGRPLIVRETTLMPPQLEEHLIGDGWNVFEEVEVMTADITDAELPETVAHIPSHDIGRFVEASLKISGEDPALRSAIAEIVSSIKPTLGLFTKEEVEGEPQATVICVQDNDLAGILSLDVAQELRRQGTATQILTSALRWARISGAKTAWLQVVSTNRPAIALYEKFGFTTAYTYRYWRKDAA comes from the coding sequence GTGAGTTCTTTCGATAATAAGCGCAATCTCACCGTCAATCTTCCCCTCGTGCGGCGTCTGGAAGCGGTCAGCTTCCGGGCTTGGCCTGCATCTTCGGTCGTCTATGATGGCAGCTGGCAGGTGCGGTTGACGGGTTCTCACCCGTCCAAGCGGATCAACTGTGTGGTCCCTCTCGACCCCTCGGATTACGGCCAGTGCGATCTGCGTCTGGAAAAGGCGCGCAAACGCTTCGAGGATTTCGGGCGCCCGCTGATCGTTCGGGAAACGACCCTGATGCCACCGCAACTGGAAGAACACCTTATCGGCGATGGCTGGAATGTGTTCGAAGAGGTCGAGGTGATGACCGCGGATATCACCGACGCGGAGCTGCCGGAAACCGTTGCTCATATTCCAAGCCACGACATTGGCCGCTTCGTAGAGGCCAGCCTGAAGATATCAGGCGAAGACCCGGCTCTGCGCTCGGCGATTGCCGAGATCGTCAGCTCCATCAAGCCGACACTCGGCCTCTTTACCAAGGAAGAGGTGGAAGGCGAGCCGCAGGCGACCGTGATCTGCGTGCAGGACAACGATCTGGCGGGCATCTTGTCGCTGGATGTCGCGCAGGAACTGCGCCGACAGGGCACGGCCACGCAAATTTTGACCTCGGCGCTGCGTTGGGCCCGCATCAGCGGTGCCAAGACCGCTTGGTTGCAGGTGGTCTCGACCAATCGCCCTGCCATTGCACTCTACGAAAAATTCGGCTTCACGACGGCCTATACCTATCGTTACTGGCGCAAGGACGCAGCCTGA